The nucleotide window TGTAATTACCTTTCTGAAGCCGTCCCGGcggaagcagcagctctttgtTCTGAACCATTTTGAGGAGGAAAGATTTTTGGAAAAGCATCCTCAGCATTTAAAATATGCCCATGTAGAGGATGTTTGGgtcttgttttctgctgtacGTCATATCTTGGATACTTCCTATAAAGAATTTGCAACTGTAGGCCAGTAGGCTCAAGAAGGGAGGCATACAACTTAAATAAAGGATTGAGTGCATGAAATTGAAAGAGCACAATTTCAGAGGCTGAATGCACgtaaaagaaaattcagattgAACAGCCATTGAAGAATAAgatgagattttcttctttgccatAGCCTGTGAAGTCTGttgtaacagaactgtcttGGGctgactggcagtgcttttcTGTCTGCCCTGACCTTGTCCTTCTTGCATTCTTGTGTCAGCAATGAGCATTTCTGCCTTACAAACATCTCTCACCTGTTGCTGTCGCGTCTCACAGTGGTGAGTGGCTGTAAGAAGCCTTGGGGGATTGTGCTGCCTGTCAGCTCTTCTGTTACAGTTCTTTGGCCTATCTAAATTTGGCGTGGCAGAAAACTCAAGCAGTAGGGATCATTGCTTCTAAGTGCGTAGAGGTTTAAGGCTCTTCAGAACAgtgctgatttttctttgagaTTCTTAAGTGTTTGGCACCAAAGCCAATAAAATACAGGCTGACAAATGTTAGTCTGTGAACATGCCTACCATATATGCAAACTCAAAAACAGTCTGGGTTTGAGTAAGCCCTCAGGATTGCCTCCATATTGTCTTTTGTACCTCTTAGGTGGTGTCCTAAAGCTCAGTGTACATCAGGAGGTACATAAAGCGTTGCTTTGCCCAGGGAGAAGCTGAGAAGGGCCGTTCAGGCTCTTTAGATGTAGGTTACTAGCACTGAGAATTAGGGCACTGTTACTTAAGTGATGTCTCTGCTGGCATGTTTTGTGTGTAGAGGTGCAGCACAGAGTTCTAGGGGTTTCCTGGGGTTGAACTTTACTGCTGCTATCTGAGAAGTCCATGCTGGAGACTGGGCTTTGCTTTGAGACCTGAGCCTTCGTACAGCAGCCCTCTGGTCTTCAATTTATGTGGCGGGGCTGGAGGAAAGGTGCTCGTGGCAGCGTTGCAGGCCATGGCTCAGGCTGTTCAGATGTGGGCTTCACAAGGCAGAAGGTTTTGACAacacagaaaagtaattttgcGTTGTCTCCTGCAGGGATGACTCAGCTGAAGTGGATGTTTACAATCCAGTGAAGAACGAATGGGATAAAATCCCTGCCATGCTTCAGGTAGGATGCTCACCATCCTACTGGATGCTTATCTGTGCTAATAATGGGGTTGAATTACCTTTGGAAAGCAGCTCTCTGTCTGGATGGTAGCCCTTGAGCACAGAGTGCATTCAGATGTATCATGGTTACCTGGAAGGAGAAGTTTCTGATGAGGGGTGCTGGCAGTGCATGCAGGGCCGTGGGGGCAGCCAGCGGCTTCAGTGCCTTGCAGGGCTCAGCAGCTGCCGGCGTGTCCGAGTGGGCAGGAGGCCCTCCTGGTTGGGCAGTGCCTGCCCTTCTAACTGTGGTGCTTATTTAATCTTAAACTGTAGGTCCACGTTGGGGGCAGCGTGGCTGTGCTAGGAGGGAAGCTCTACGTCTCCGGCGGCTACGACAACACCTTTGAGCTCTCGGATGTCCTGGAAGCGTACGACCCTGAGACACGAACGTGGAGCGTAGCAGGGCGGCTCCCCGAGCCCATCTTCTGGCACGGCAGTGTCAGCATATTCCGACAGTTCATGCCGGAAACCACACAGGAGGATGACAGCATCACGCTGGACAACACCATCAACTTGAACAGGCAGCGCCCCAACCTTCACCACCAGAACCTGAACGAACTGCGTTAGCAGGAGCGCGCTGACCCTGCCTCAGTGCGAGTCGTTGTCCACAACCAGTGTTGCTCTGAGAGAAGGCAGAGGCAAACTGGAGCCTGGAAGCAAAAACATACTGATTAGTACAGGGAGTAAAAATGGAGTGTTTGAAATGCTGTTGTAGAAACCTAGCTGGCAGAACACGAGGCCTTTGGGTGCAGCGTTCCTCAGCCCTTTTCTTTGGAGGCCGAAGGTGCAGTGCTACTCACAGAGAAGATCTGAGAAGTGAACTCTGAAGAAAATGGTTGTGTGAAGCACCACTTAAGCACCACAGCTTACAGCTTTCGGTCAGATGCCCTTCACCTGGAGCTCCTTCACTTTGCAACGCTTTGTTTGTCACGTAATTCCTTTCTCCAGTCTCTtcctatggagaaaaaaaaaaggaacagaaggaaaacaggcAGGACCAAACCCTCAACAGGAGAGTTCTGCTTGGTAGGACTGGGGTCTGGACTCcccccctctgctgtgtgctttaGAGGAAGGCAGGCCTCTTGGATCTCTTCCTCTGTGCAGTTAGAGGGGAAGAGATGTTTCTATAAGAAGCTGAACGAGAGGTTGCTGTGAGGGTGTAGCCCTTCGTCCATCGTGTCACCGTATCCCTGGCTTTGTTTAATGCCTTCTGAAAGAACAcctgtctgtgctgcagggatCTCTGAGGAGCTGGGTTATGAAGCTTCACCTTTCCTGTTGTCTGAACTTCAGTTCTTCGtatgttttgctattttttaagTTGTGGCATTTAAACTTTTGCAGGTATTTGTTTTCCTACCCTTCTTAGAATGgcacttttgtttttcctgataaGAAACacctttatttattatttaaccACATTCTCACAACTAGGTTGCCTTCATTTCTGATCACCTGCACTGTTCtttaaagggaaagagaaaagtgcCTGCCCTGGCTGGCTTGTGCAGCGCCGGGGCCCTCAGGGAGGAGCCTTTCTGCTTTCCCCTTCTGACAGAGCTTGCTTATATCAGGCTGCTCGGCTTGCAGAACACGCCTGGGTAGCTCGTTCTTCTGACGAGGGCTCTTTGCTGACAATCCTCTTACATCAAGCTCTTGGCACGTGTGCAGGGTCAGGCAGACAGGCCCTGTGCAGCAAGGGCACGTTCTTGTTCGCCGCTGTAAAGGAACTGGGTGGAAGTTGTGCTGTTCTAGAAGGCTCATCTGGAATGGAAAGGTAAGCACAGCTTCCTTAGATTTGCTGCAGacttgtggaaaaaataagCTAGTGGTGTTTAGACACCATGATGCAGAAATGCATTAACTGGTGTGAAGGAACCTACTGAACCTCTGGAGAGTCCTTGTGCCTGTCTCGTCTTCAGTTTGCAGAGGCTCTTGGACTTGGAGTAATTGGAAAATGCTGCTGGCATCATTTGGCTGAGGCGTAGGAGTTAGTGAGAGTGCTGCAAGGTAGTTATTTAGGGTTTTCTttcgttgttgttttttggtctGTGTAAGATATGCCTTTATACTTGCTCAAGTGACCTAGCTAGCTTGAATTGTATTTCCTCTGTATAccttcagctgaagaaaagctgcttgCAGTTTACTTGTGGAATGTTtcttaaacaagcaaacagttACAACTGGCTCATCTAAAAATGAGCACTACTCCTTCAGGAAAAGGTGTGTGAAGTGTAACAGTGGCTGAAATGGTAGCTggattggttttctttttctgcctggtttttAACCAAGGGGTAAAAAGTGAATTTGAGCTTGATTCAGAAATGGAAAGCTCCTCTGTACCTTCTGGCTTGCCGCTGCGTTGAGCACATCAGAACTATCTCCATAAAATCGACGTTCACagctttaaaatgtgttttgccTTGAATACTATTTTATGCTGAGCTGCTTAGCCATGAGACTTGAGAAAGCTGCTCATCAGGCTTGGGCTATACTCAAAGTTGGAAGCTTTGACAGTGCCTTGAAGCTGCCGTGTGCAGGGGGGAGCGCAGCGGGGCCTCGTGGCGCAGCACTCACTGTCCTGCTGCTTGAAAGCAGAGGGAAGTGCGAGCAATGGAattgctgctggtgctgcaccCAACACAGCAGGGCTGCGGTGCCTCCgtgctgggagcagtgcctGCGTCCCGCTGTGCTCcgagctgtgtgctgcacacTGATGTATTGATGCTGAGCTCCAGACACACTGCATACACCACATCTCACTCTGTAGTGCTCACTGCTGGATCTGCCACCCCAAAATTCCCCAACCAGTCCAACTGTTAGggatctgtatttattttttgtaaaaccCGTTGTGTCCAAATCTTTGAGTACTGTTTGAATACCATCCTTTGAAACAAAGGCATTTTACATTTACAGatgatgtatttttattctcatagtttgtttttaaatttacttgCAACAGTCAAGTTAAATAAAACATGTTACATTACATCTGTATCCCTTTTGGTGCAAAAATCACCAGAATAAGCTTTCACTGTGACATTTCTCATTCCAGGCCTGAGCTGCATTTAACCCAGAGAGCTGCCTTCCAGTTGAGTGCTAGAAGGAAAAGGGTTGTGGGTGTGATGTGTGTGCCCAGTCTGACGTGTGATGCTTCCTTGGATCGTgttatttcaaacatttcaaCTTTAACTCCCCACATCTGAAAACAGGAGCTTAGGGGATGGCTCTGCTCCTCTGTCTTTCAAGCTGAGTAACAGCTAAATGAATTCGGTGGGGGAGAAGGTAAGAGAACACACCATGCCTTTAATGTAGTAAAGGAACAGTAATAGGCAGCAGAAGCTTAACAAAACCACAAGGCATAGATTCAATTGAGGAAATGGGTCATTTCAGCACCTTTAAGGAAAGGGACAGTGTCACACTCTTCTGGAAGAGCTTTAATCATCAGCATAAAACTAATGGAGCAAGGTAAGAGCTAGCACTGGAGCTGCAGGTGAGCTCGCCTTCCCTTCCAGCCGCAGCTGAGagctcattaaaaaacaatCCACAGTATTACACGTATGGAGTCATCAATCACATCTCGTCTCATACATTGTATGTACATTTATTTAAGTAGTTGTTCTGAGTAGCTTCATATTTCTTAATTTGATACCTGATTATCACTTCATTAGAAATATTCTTTGCAATCCGGGGTTGGGATCACTACCTtgaaggaggagggagaagggcTGGATGCACAACTTAGAGCTCCCGGAGGCCGAAAAGAACAAATGTAGCAGAGTCACTCTGGCCCGATGCTTTGTTTGGTAGGAAGGATGCGTACAGTCACGTTATGTTCCACAGTCATCGGGAATTGTTGTAGTTATTATCAGTGACTGCTCAATCACATCTGCCGTGGAGAAGTTGTCATTTGAACAGAGTCTCTGCACAGGGATCTCCTCGGGCAGGGGGCCGTGGGACAGGGACTCCACGATGACCTCAGCTGAGCCCACCTCCAGCTCCTGGGGTGGCTGCAGTGCCACCACCACCGCCTTCTCATCCTCAATGATCAGATTTCGAAGCTTCCGCTGCCGGGGGTTGTAGTTCTCCACCCGGTCGTGAATCTCCATGTGGCGCCTCAGGTGTGCCtgcaagagggagagaggagcGCGAAGGGTTTGCCTGGTGTGCCGTGCTTCTCTGAAAGGGAGGGCTggcaaaagcacagcaagacACTCCTGCACCGCAGAGCACCAGGTTGTAAGGGCAGGCTGcccagcagtgagcacagcacCCCCGTGCTGCCTGTACTGCCTACAGCCCTAAGAACACCCAGTGCAAAGAAGCCTGTTTGCAACCTGGGAATCTGCTTGTGTCACTCACTGCAGCAGAGCAACCCCGGGTACTTGTGCCACCAGCAGGCATGTGGTGGGAGTCACACACGTCCCAGCACCGAGCTGTGTCCTACCTGAGCTGTGTCCTACCTGCCGTGTGAACTTGTAACCACACTCGGTGCACTCAAACTTCCTCACTCCCTTGTGCCTGCGGACGTGGACACGCAGCTGCTCGACagctgagaagaaaaggaaggagttcacagcagcctgcaggcagaACAGCTGCAGGCCCACGCTGTGTGAAGCACTACAGCAGAAGGGCCATCGAGACGTGGAAAGGAGCACAGCCTGGAACAGTGGCACAAAGCCACAGCTGTAAGCTGAAGGTACCTTTGAATGTTTTCCCACAGATCTGGCAGAAGTGGGGCCTCCCCTCCTGGTGCCGACTGGCGATGTGCCTCAGGAGGGGCCCCTTCTCTGTGAACCTCTGGTCGCAGAACTCACAGCTGAAGGGTCGCTCCCCGGTGTGGGTCCTGTTGTGTTTGTCCAAACTCGCTGCCGTgagcagagggagagagagcTGCAGGTCAGCAGCGCGCTGGGTGCCCCACTTTGGGCACAGGCACATCGTGCTACGCTGGTGAGACCGTGTGCTCTGTGCCAGGCAGGTTATAAATGCTTAGAGTAGGGAAAAAGCAGGAGCTGCTTGCTCTGAGCTAACCATAGTTGTGAAAAATTCAccagttttcctctttttgtgcTATgggagtaaaaaaaataaagggaatgtTTCCTTCTGAGGTGTTACCCTACCTACACAAGAGCACACTGTGCTCTAGAGGGAAAACAGAGGTTTCTCAGCACAGCTGTCTCAGAGGTTGCAGATAGCCATGGGCGGAGCAGGGTGCTCAGCACTACCAGCTCTCAGGTGCCCACTTTGGATAGGAGAGGGGGGCTGCAGGTACGCAGTGCTGTGTGCCCAGGGGGTACCTTGTGTCCTGAAGGTTTTGCCGCAGAGGTGGCACTGGAAGGGCTTCTCACCAGTGTGTGTACGCAGGTGCATGTTGAGGTTTGCTTTCTGTGTGAAGGCGTGATGGCAGAACTCACAGACGTAGGGACGCTCGTTCCTGTGAGCAGGGGAAAGGCAGCTGAGCCTTAGGCAGCCCCCAGTTGGAGAACTGTCACCTGCATCTCTGTCTCTGTCTGACACTAGCTGTCGCAACTCTCTCAAAGCACTGCAATCAAATCCTACTTCAACTTATCTCAAACTAAAGAATTTTGCAGGGACACAAATGCTCCTCTGCACCCATATGCTTCTGAAGTGCAGAGCTGGTGCTTCCTGCCTCTCAGGCACCATATAACCAGCCCAGGAACCAGAGCTCTAAGGGAAGTGTGGAAAGCTAACACAAACTCACCACTTCAAGGACAGGAATTAGCCAGGCAGGAGAGCTGATGAGCTTCAGCCATCACCTGCATCATTATCCTTAGAGGATGTGCAAACAGTACAAGTTTCCTTTGGTAGAGAGGCAAGCAGAACTAAGGTTTGGCCACTCACCAACAGCTGTCAATACCAGCAACCTGCAGTTGTCAGAAACTGTTGCACATCACCTCCAAGGAAACTGGAGGGCAGCAAGCACCACTCAGTCAGCCCACACACTTCAGGAGGCTCCCCAGCACCCACCCCACAGGAGCCTGGATAGAAGGAGTTCATTAGTGACACAGAGGAGGGAAGAGGTCATGTCATACCTGTGCTTGGCTTTGATGTGCATCTGCAAGCCGTTGCGACTTGAGGCTCTGTGTCCACACTCCTCGCAGACAAACAGCTTCTCTCCCCGGTGTTTGAATGCCTCATGCAGGCGCAGCTCTGTCCGAGACAGAAAGCACTTGGAGCAAGTTGAGCACTGCAAGTCCATAGGAGAGCTCAGGGTTAGGCAGCTCACCCACACACAGCTCACACTGTGCACCCAGAACAGACCTGCTCCCCTTGCAGCACCAACTGTGCCATGCAAGATGcaccctgctgcacactgctgaTGTGTTGGGGCCCGCCTGCAGCAATACCAAGCTTCAAAATGCTGAATGGGATGACACAGCCAGCCAGAACTGAAAAGCTGGTCAGTATCTATGGATCTATCAGTTAAAAAGAGCCATGAGGGCTGCTCATTTACccaaaataaaaaccatttcCAGGAGCTTTTCAGCATTCCATAACTCCCTGCCTTGCTTAGCAGAACCAGAAAGGATAATGGGAATTACTCTGTAGCTCAGAGCAGGATAATTCTCTCTCAAGATCTCTACAGTACCGCagagaaagcattaaaaaataccaCCTCCACTCACCCCACCTTGTGCCATGCTCCCCTTACCGCCTGGGGCTTCGGTGCGCCATGCAACTTTATCATGTGGCTCTGCAGGTCCTTCTTCTGCATGAACTGCTGCACGCAGGAGGAGCACTGAAATACAGGAGAGTCAGCTTCCAGCCACCTCACAGACAGTGACTGCAACACGAGGAGAGGATCAGTGACATGCCTGTACAACTGGCACAGGAGTCGTTCTGACACAAAGACAAATCTCCAGCAAGGCAGTAGGTGCCTATGCTGCAGAACCACGGGAAGAACTGTCTGGCTCAGGTTTGTCTCAAGAGCCTGTTCCAGCTCAGAGACACTTGACAGCTCACAGGGAAGGGACCCAGTGATGGCAACATTAAGGACAAGGAGAAAGGCAGGCACCGGGGAGAAAAGCAGTGCTTGCAGTCAAACATGATGCACTGCAAGCACCAGGTGGTGACACAGCCCCCGGTACAGCACCTGCCAGGCAAGGCCAGGCTCCCCAGAATAGAAAGGCACGCCTGCCCTGCTCGCCCCAGCACCAGGCTGTAGAGCTGTGTGCACTGCTGACCTTATAGGGCATCTCCCCCGTGTGCGACACCACGTGGAGTCGCAGTTCCATCcgcctcttgaacacctcctggcAGACAGAGCACGTGAAAACCTGCAAGAGAAGGAAGGCATCAGCTTCTGTGTGAGACAGGAAAGGAAGCCAAGAGTTGGACATGAAGCCAGCAGCTATCCCAGCAACTGAGAGCAGCACCTGCCATCTGGGCACCGTGCCTAGATAATGTGTTTCACCTGCACTGCAAAAACTCATCTCTCTTCCAAGACAAAGAGTGCTCTCATGtgcttgggaaaaaaacaaagaaacctgTGAGAAACCATGTGCTAGCATGTCATGAACAGAAGAGCTGCTAACCTCTTGGACTTTGGTCACGTTCTGGGGGAGCCAGAAAGCGTGCTCCAATAAGGAGGGGTTTTGTTAGCAGCTGGAAAGAGGGTGAATTCTGCTTCTGCAAAACAGCACTTGCAGCTGCAGCTTTCTCCCACCCCCTGAGGAGACTGGCGGTGACTTCACACGTGTACCTGCTCAGTTCGGCTCATGCAATTTCTGGCTTCGTGCTCCAGGAGAttctcttttctaaaataaCATTTACCACATTTAGAGCATTCAAATGGCTTCTCTCCAGTGTGTTTCCTGGGAAGACACAAATGCAGAGCATCCATTACTGACAGAgtaacagcagcactgagctcctgAGCCCGCACTGGGAAGTGCCTACACAAAAGAGCACTCGCTGGTCTGTGTGCTCCAGCACTTGTGCTTTGAAGGGAGGATGCAAGAACCCCACTTGTTgtctctgctgccagcagcctgagGCCTCACCAGCTGCCTCTGCTCTAGTGTGTGCAACAGCTGCTGATGAAGCTGGAAAGCACCATTTAAAGCCTCCTTTTAACACACTTCTCCTGATCCCAGGGTGTCCACAAGCACCTCCATGTTCCCAGAGCATACTCCATCACCTTGCTTGTTGCAAGTGTCAGctactgtatgggaactgtgAGCCACAGCCTGAATctctgattgagcacctggggaaaggacccggtcagcactgggagcacaggtgaaggcaatccAGCTGTGTgatcagaaggggtggagcctggctgcacctctcttagacctcattaAGGGTTGACTGCTACTGGGGAAgaatctctggttggagattcCTCTCCTGAGGAGTTCTTTCTGCAAGCTGAGATTTTCTGAGACGGGTGAGTACCTTTACTTTTCCTGTGAAATACCATCCTACCTGTGCTGGTCCCTTTGTTGTTACATTCTTGTATTGCCCTTCTACCATGTTAATCTTTCTGATTGTAACAGCTACGCAACCCCTGCTCATTCTGGAAGCCTAGGAGCTAACAGCTCCATGCATTATTCTCACCAGAGCCAAAGGAGTTGGCAGCTCCTTCTGCCTTCACTACCATCCTCCCACAGCCCTTGGGTCCCCCCAAAGGGCTCCTGAGCACCTTCACCCTTCTTTGTGAGCTGCGCTGGCTGATGCTCACAGAGctacagctcccagcagcacgtTGAGCGATGCCTCCCACACTGCATGGGGGAGCTGAGAGCCCCGAGGTGCTGTGGGGACGCCCAGATGCCCAGCCATCCCTCAGCAGCACCCACCAGCACCAAGCAGATCCCCTGCACTGCTGAGCCTCTACTCAGCTCCCACCCCGCCGGGATCCCCTGCTCACAAGGAACAGAATGAAGCTCAGAGCGTTACCTGTTGTGCACTTTAAGGTAATATTTGCTGAGGAAGCTTTTATGACACGTAGGGCACTCCACGGGCACCGCTGCGCCTTTCCTGCTCCCTGCCGCCCCCGCGCCGGGCTTCCCTTTACTGCGCAGCGCCTTCTTCTCGGGGAGGGGCTCCNNNNNNNNNNNNNNNNNNNNNNNNNNNNNNNNNNNNNNNNNNNNNNNNNNNNNNNNNNNNNNNNNNNNNNNNNNNNNNNNNNNNNNNNNNNNNNNNNNNNNNNNNNNNNNNNNNNNNNNNNNNNNNNNNNNNNNNNNNNNNNNNNNNNNNNNNNNNNNNNNNNNNNNNNNNNNNNNNNNNNNNNNNNNNNNNNNNNNNNNNNNNNNNNNNNNNNNNNNNNNNNNNNNNNNNNNNNNNNNNNNNNNNNNNNNNNNNNNNNNNNNNNNNNNNNNNNNNNNNNNNNNNNNNNNNNNNNNNNNNNNNNNNNNNNNNNNNNNNNNNNNNNNNNNNNNNNNNNNNNNNNNNNNNNNNNNNNNNNNNNNNNNNNNNNNNNNNNNNNNNNNNNNNNNNNNNNNNNNNNNNNNNNNNNNNNNNNNNNNNNNNNNNNNNNNNNNNNNNNNNNNNNNNNNNNNNNNNNNNNNNNNNNNNNNNNNNNNNNNNNNNNNNNNNNNNNNNNNNNNNNNNNNNNNNNNNNNNNNNNNNNNNNNNNNGCGCCGGATGTGACGCAGGCGGAACTGGAGCGCCGGATGTGACGAACAAGGAAGTGACAATCCGGATATTACGAACAGGGAACTAAAATGCTGGATGTGACGAAAACGGAAGTAATGAACAGGATGTAACGAACAAGGAAGTAGAACGCCGGATGTAATGAACACGGAGCGGCGCGCCGGATGTGACGAAAAAGGAAGTGATGTTTCGGATATGACGAACAAGGAACTAAAATGGCGGGTGCTACGAAAACGGAAGTGACGCACACGATGTGACAAACAAGGAAGTAGAACGCCGGATGTAATGAACGGAGCGGCGCGCCAGAGTGACGCTCCAAAAAAAACGCCGCCACCGCTCCCGGAAGTGACGTGCCGATGTGGCGTTTGGCCGTGGCGGCCGTCAGTCGTCGCGGCGCCGCGTGTAGCTGCGGATCGCCCGCTGGAAGCGCTCGGCCGTATTGAGGTGCGGCCGCAGCAGCACTACGAAGCCCTTCGGCAGAAAGTAACCGCCCAGCAGCGTTGCCAGCGTGCCCAGCGCACCCAGCACCGCCGTCAGCGCCGCGCTCCGCCCGCGGAAGGCGCTCCGCGTGCAAAGGACGGCGGCGGAGCAGGCGAggtgcagcagcaggctgcaggtcAGGCACTTGGCCTCGTTGTAGTCTGCCGGGAGGTCCTTCCCCGCGTAGCTGAGCGCGAAGCAgcccaggctgagcagcacGTTGTACAGCATGGCGGCCGTCTCGCCGGGCGCGCTGCCCGCGCCGCACTCCAGCACCACGCGCTCGGCCGNNNNNNNNNNNNNNNNNNNNNNNNNNNNNNNNNNNNNNNNNNNNNNNNNNNNNNNNNNNNNNNNNNNNNNNNNNNNNNNNNNNNNNNNNNNNNNNNNNNNCGCCGCCGCGCACAGCACCGCCTGCGCCGTTGTGTTGGCCGCGATGAACAGCGCCGGGCCGCCGCGCCGCTGCCAGGCCTCGTGCAGTGCCCGCCACCGCGCGCTCAGTTTGAAGATGCAGACGATCTGGAAGCAGCGCGTTGCCACACACGAGAGGAAGACGGTGAAGCTGATGGTGAAGAGCGGGAAGCGCACCAGGCACGAGAGCCAGGTGGGCTCCCCGAAGTTGAAGAAGATGCTGCTGCAGGCGCAGGCCAGAGTGCCCAGCATGAGGAAGCACATCTTGCCGCCCGCTGACCTGACCACCGGTGTGGAGGCGTTCCGGGCAAAGAGCGCAGCCAGCCCTGccgtgagcagcagcaggagcacggTGGGGatcagcagcacacaggagaGGGGATCAGCCCAGGATAGGAACTCCACGGTCCTGTTGAAGCAGGTCTCGCTCCCTACGGGTGCCCACTCGTCCCTCCCGCAGGCCTGGCAGGCATACAGGACTGGAGAGAACAGCACCCAGGTGGGAGCCACGGCCCAGGTAAGTGATTTGTCCTGGTGGGGCACCCTGACCTCACGCCTCTGCATCCTCAAGCACCTCCCTAGAGCTGCTTCTGATTGTTTGCCTTCCCCTCAGTGCTTCTAAGCCTTCAGAAGTAAGgagttttcttttcccaaaagcCCATTGCTTGGGAGAGGGACGGTGACTCGGGAATTATAGGGTGTAGCATTGTGTGGCTGGAGCAGCACATAGAGGAGAGCCCTGGGCTGCATCGTGCCCGTGGGCCCAGTGGGACTCAGCTGAGTGGgacagggctgcagggagcatgGGCTGGGAGACAGAAAGGGGTTTGTGTACACAGCAGTGGTTTGCACTGGCAGTTCTCCTCTTGCAGGTGAGAGGACTGATGTCTTTTGAGGCTCCCCACTCCCACCATTACCAGAACTGGCATTTCTGCCATCCTCAGTGCAGATACCAAGGCTGTCAGGGA belongs to Meleagris gallopavo isolate NT-WF06-2002-E0010 breed Aviagen turkey brand Nicholas breeding stock chromosome 23, Turkey_5.1, whole genome shotgun sequence and includes:
- the ZBTB48 gene encoding telomere zinc finger-associated protein; amino-acid sequence: PLPEKKALRSKGKPGAGAAGSRKGAAVPVECPTCHKSFLSKYYLKVHNRKHTGEKPFECSKCGKCYFRKENLLEHEARNCMSRTEQVFTCSVCQEVFKRRMELRLHVVSHTGEMPYKCSSCVQQFMQKKDLQSHMIKLHGAPKPQACSTCSKCFLSRTELRLHEAFKHRGEKLFVCEECGHRASSRNGLQMHIKAKHRNERPYVCEFCHHAFTQKANLNMHLRTHTGEKPFQCHLCGKTFRTQASLDKHNRTHTGERPFSCEFCDQRFTEKGPLLRHIASRHQEGRPHFCQICGKTFKAVEQLRVHVRRHKGVRKFECTECGYKFTRQAHLRRHMEIHDRVENYNPRQRKLRNLIIEDEKAVVVALQPPQELEVGSAEVIVESLSHGPLPEEIPVQRLCSNDNFSTADVIEQSLIITTTIPDDCGT